Proteins encoded in a region of the Bacillota bacterium genome:
- a CDS encoding Veg protein gives MAPKKVLAEIKQDLESFVGNRIRLKANRGRNKVVERVGILEQTYPNIFVVKLDEKKAERRVSYSYTDVLNETVELIVCHQDGDIKITSSR, from the coding sequence GTTTTGGCGGAGATCAAGCAAGATCTGGAGTCTTTCGTCGGTAACCGTATCCGGTTGAAAGCAAATCGTGGTCGCAATAAGGTGGTTGAACGGGTAGGGATACTGGAGCAGACTTACCCGAACATCTTTGTTGTCAAGCTTGACGAAAAGAAGGCCGAACGAAGAGTTTCATATAGTTATACCGATGTATTAAACGAGACGGTAGAGTTGATTGTTTGCCACCAGGACGGAGATATTAAAATCACCAGCTCACGTTAA